The Herbaspirillum sp. RTI4 genome has a segment encoding these proteins:
- a CDS encoding ABC transporter substrate-binding protein encodes MRFTPLVQPLKFISALLLGATMAHAALAADVKLGLAAALTGPAAKYGTAIKNGATLAADEINAAGGVNGNKLVLVAEDEQGKKEEAINVLKKLIFQDKVIAVVGPTLSNSAFAADPIANASKVVVFGTSNTADGITAMGPFTFRNSVMEADVLPVTVRAAVKHFGLKKVAVIYGNDDAFTKSGYDVFKATLEQQKIAVTTTEAYAKGDIDFKAQLTKIKASNPDAIVCSCLAEEAANIILQTRSLGMKQPFIGGNGLNSPKLFDIAKTAGDNTVMGSPWSAENLTPANKAFMAAYKAKFGSDPDQFAAQAFDAIHIIATALKSVKLSAALDKDRIALRDALPAVKIDGATGKFAFRAAPAVAGKQVGYDAQQDATVSIAKDGKFIILK; translated from the coding sequence ATGCGATTTACCCCCCTCGTCCAGCCCCTTAAATTCATCTCCGCCCTGCTGCTGGGAGCGACCATGGCCCACGCTGCACTGGCCGCCGACGTCAAACTCGGCCTTGCCGCCGCACTGACCGGCCCTGCTGCCAAATACGGCACAGCGATCAAAAACGGTGCCACGCTGGCTGCCGATGAAATCAACGCCGCAGGCGGCGTCAACGGCAACAAGCTGGTGCTGGTCGCCGAAGACGAACAGGGCAAGAAAGAAGAAGCCATCAATGTCCTGAAAAAACTGATCTTCCAGGACAAGGTCATTGCCGTCGTCGGCCCGACTCTGTCGAACTCGGCATTTGCCGCTGATCCTATCGCCAACGCCTCCAAGGTCGTGGTCTTCGGCACCAGCAATACCGCCGACGGCATCACTGCCATGGGCCCGTTCACCTTCCGTAACTCGGTCATGGAAGCCGACGTCCTGCCGGTCACTGTGCGCGCAGCCGTCAAGCATTTCGGTCTGAAGAAAGTGGCCGTGATTTACGGCAATGACGATGCCTTTACCAAGAGCGGCTACGACGTCTTCAAGGCCACGCTGGAACAGCAAAAAATTGCTGTGACCACGACCGAAGCGTATGCCAAGGGCGATATCGACTTCAAAGCGCAACTGACCAAGATCAAGGCCAGCAATCCTGACGCCATCGTCTGCTCCTGCCTGGCAGAAGAAGCCGCCAACATCATCCTGCAAACCCGTTCGCTGGGCATGAAGCAACCGTTCATCGGCGGCAACGGCCTCAATTCGCCTAAGCTGTTTGACATCGCCAAAACTGCCGGCGACAACACCGTCATGGGCAGCCCTTGGTCGGCAGAAAACCTGACGCCAGCCAACAAGGCATTCATGGCGGCTTACAAAGCCAAATTCGGCAGCGATCCAGACCAGTTTGCCGCGCAGGCTTTTGATGCCATCCATATCATTGCCACTGCATTGAAATCGGTCAAACTGAGCGCCGCTCTGGACAAGGATCGCATTGCACTGCGCGATGCCCTGCCAGCAGTCAAGATTGACGGCGCTACCGGCAAATTCGCTTTCCGCGCTGCACCTGCCGTCGCCGGCAAGCAAGTGGGCTACGACGCGCAGCAAGATGCGACGGTCAGCATCGCTAAAGATGGCAAATTCATCATCCTCAAGTAA
- the hemC gene encoding hydroxymethylbilane synthase codes for MLRRISKESVLKLPFPSRLVIASRESRLAMWQAEHVQARLAALYPQCRIDILGMTTRGDQILDRSLAQVGGKGLFIKELEVAMAEGRADLAVHSLKDMPMDVPDGFSLAAVLEREDPRDAFVSTHYSSLEELPPGAVVGTSSLRRQALIAARHPHLKIHALRGNLDTRLRKLDQGDYAAIILAAAGLIRLGVPQRIRAFLAPEHHLPAPGQGAMAIEIPAGRHDLAQMLAPLNHHATALTVDAERTVSRVFGGSCQIPLAAYATIEGEVMRLRALVATPDGLRIAAADVSGPADAPQIVATEAIASLQAQDAEAILAACRAEPL; via the coding sequence ATGCTGCGCCGCATATCGAAAGAGTCCGTTTTGAAATTACCGTTTCCTTCCCGCTTGGTCATTGCTTCTCGTGAAAGCCGACTCGCCATGTGGCAGGCCGAACATGTGCAGGCCCGACTCGCTGCATTATATCCGCAGTGCCGCATCGACATTCTCGGAATGACCACGCGTGGCGATCAGATTCTCGACCGCAGCCTGGCGCAAGTCGGCGGCAAGGGTTTGTTCATCAAGGAGCTGGAAGTGGCGATGGCCGAAGGTCGCGCCGATCTGGCAGTGCATTCGCTGAAAGATATGCCGATGGATGTGCCGGACGGATTTTCGCTGGCGGCGGTTCTGGAGCGCGAAGATCCGCGCGATGCTTTCGTGTCCACTCATTACTCCTCGCTGGAAGAGTTGCCGCCCGGCGCGGTGGTCGGCACCAGCAGCCTGCGCCGTCAGGCGCTGATTGCGGCGCGCCATCCGCACTTGAAAATTCACGCGCTGCGCGGCAATCTCGATACGCGCCTGCGCAAGCTGGATCAGGGCGACTACGCCGCCATCATCCTTGCGGCGGCCGGACTGATCCGTCTGGGTGTGCCGCAACGGATACGCGCATTCCTGGCCCCGGAACATCATCTGCCCGCACCGGGACAAGGCGCGATGGCGATCGAAATTCCCGCCGGACGGCATGATCTGGCGCAGATGCTGGCACCGCTCAACCATCACGCAACTGCGCTCACAGTCGATGCCGAGCGCACCGTGTCGCGGGTATTTGGCGGCAGTTGCCAGATACCGCTGGCGGCCTATGCCACGATTGAGGGGGAGGTCATGCGCTTGCGCGCACTGGTCGCCACGCCCGACGGGCTGCGGATTGCCGCCGCCGATGTCTCCGGCCCGGCCGATGCCCCGCAAATAGTGGCCACCGAGGCGATCGCTTCCCTGCAAGCGCAGGATGCCGAAGCTATTTTGGCGGCTTGCCGCGCTGAACCGCTGTGA
- a CDS encoding HDOD domain-containing protein, with translation MNFETLFAQQNALPSIPKVVQEVIESFNNEKVGVAEIAHKLAADQVMSAKLLRLANSSYYHVSRSIGTVDDAVLMLGFMTVRTLVISAGLSGSFKNMPGIDLKQFWRYSLYSAAAAKWLAKKTGGNSDFAFTVSMMHGIGQLVMHAAMPEQMLQIDKIAKPLDSRRLDVEKTSFGYQFADVGAELARRWRFPEDFVAAIKGFPDPVEVEPFDRTAAVVHLAAWCARAEENEYSSEEKESTFPYAIADALGIDSDVILEEMPPLLQLSDGLEEMLK, from the coding sequence ATGAATTTCGAAACTTTGTTTGCGCAGCAAAATGCACTGCCAAGTATCCCTAAAGTGGTACAGGAAGTGATCGAAAGTTTCAACAACGAAAAAGTAGGCGTCGCGGAAATTGCGCACAAGCTGGCGGCCGATCAGGTGATGAGCGCCAAATTGCTGCGGCTTGCCAATTCGTCCTATTACCATGTGTCGCGCAGTATCGGCACGGTGGACGATGCGGTACTGATGCTGGGTTTCATGACCGTTCGCACCTTGGTCATCAGCGCCGGTCTGAGCGGTAGTTTTAAAAATATGCCCGGCATTGACCTGAAACAGTTCTGGCGCTACAGCCTGTATTCGGCGGCGGCGGCCAAGTGGCTGGCAAAAAAAACCGGCGGCAATTCTGACTTTGCATTTACCGTTAGCATGATGCACGGTATTGGCCAATTGGTGATGCACGCGGCGATGCCGGAGCAGATGCTGCAAATCGACAAAATAGCCAAGCCGCTGGATTCGCGCCGGTTGGATGTGGAAAAAACCTCCTTTGGCTATCAGTTTGCCGACGTCGGCGCGGAATTGGCACGCCGCTGGCGTTTCCCCGAAGATTTCGTGGCGGCAATCAAAGGGTTTCCCGATCCGGTGGAAGTCGAGCCCTTTGATCGCACCGCTGCCGTCGTGCATCTGGCGGCATGGTGCGCCCGCGCCGAGGAAAACGAATACAGCAGCGAAGAGAAGGAATCGACTTTCCCCTATGCCATCGCGGATGCCTTGGGGATTGACTCCGATGTCATCCTGGAAGAAATGCCGCCCTTGCTGCAACTGAGCGATGGGCTTGAGGAAATGCTGAAGTAG
- a CDS encoding dienelactone hydrolase family protein: protein MMRHWLTGFSLLFLASQGFAAPTKTPRLRAEIVSIPSGNEAGSRSLSITAWWIKADDKGKESPTIIALHGCGGLYSIIRGPKSEFTPRYITMAKLLNREGYNVLFPDSFTARGKSSVCRDTQREQRAGSLARRFDVQAAMRWLAKQKEVDTSRIALIGWSQGASTVLATLNEADTPKMAVQPAAAVAFYPECRDYLGTNAPYRNAAPLLILMGEDDDWTPPQACTKLEQQQSDKGSGITLHLYPDSHHNFDAPGLPILVRMDVDGASKGVTMGSNTDAGSAAYNDLLAFLKEKMR from the coding sequence ATGATGCGGCACTGGCTCACAGGATTCAGCTTGCTCTTTCTGGCGTCACAGGGGTTTGCCGCCCCGACGAAGACACCGCGCCTGCGCGCAGAGATCGTTTCCATTCCCAGTGGCAACGAGGCTGGCAGCCGCTCTCTGTCCATTACTGCCTGGTGGATTAAAGCCGATGACAAGGGCAAAGAAAGCCCCACCATCATTGCGCTGCACGGCTGCGGCGGTCTGTACAGCATCATCCGTGGCCCGAAAAGCGAATTCACGCCGCGCTACATCACGATGGCGAAATTGCTGAACCGGGAGGGTTACAACGTCCTGTTCCCGGACAGTTTTACCGCGCGCGGAAAAAGCTCCGTGTGCCGCGACACGCAACGCGAACAACGCGCCGGCAGTCTGGCGCGACGATTCGATGTGCAGGCGGCAATGCGCTGGCTGGCGAAGCAAAAGGAAGTCGATACGTCCCGCATTGCGCTGATCGGCTGGTCGCAAGGGGCCTCGACGGTACTGGCGACCCTCAACGAAGCGGATACCCCCAAAATGGCAGTGCAACCGGCAGCAGCGGTAGCCTTTTATCCCGAATGCCGCGACTATCTCGGCACGAACGCCCCCTACCGTAACGCCGCACCGCTCTTGATTTTAATGGGCGAAGACGACGACTGGACACCGCCGCAGGCCTGCACGAAGCTGGAACAACAACAGTCGGACAAGGGATCAGGAATTACTTTGCATTTATATCCCGATAGTCATCACAACTTCGATGCCCCGGGTTTGCCGATACTGGTACGGATGGATGTGGACGGCGCGAGCAAGGGTGTCACCATGGGCAGCAACACCGATGCCGGTTCGGCCGCGTATAACGATTTACTGGCGTTCCTGAAAGAAAAAATGCGCTGA
- a CDS encoding branched-chain amino acid ABC transporter permease — protein sequence MLEQQLINALSLGSVYALFALGFTLVFGVLGVINLSHGAIFMLGSYAALLLVDKLALPLWLAMLGAMLITGLIGLAVDYLVLKPLRARNAPHLAPMIATIGVAIMLTNITQSLFGAENRRFPQGIIPEDSMTLGNLHVTAVQVGIVVIAFVLMLVLLLTMRRTQLGRALRAIAESPKAAYLLGINVEGLFYLTSFAAAALGGAAGVLVGLSFNAISPFMGQPMLHKGIAVIILGGMGDIRGAMIGGLFLGFAEVMTVAYISSDFRDAVAFGLLFLILLVRPSGMFGKILERKA from the coding sequence ATGCTAGAACAACAACTTATCAACGCCCTCTCGCTGGGCAGTGTCTATGCCCTCTTTGCACTGGGCTTTACGCTGGTCTTCGGCGTGCTCGGCGTCATTAATTTATCGCATGGCGCGATTTTCATGCTGGGCAGTTATGCCGCGCTGCTGCTGGTCGACAAGCTGGCTCTGCCGCTGTGGCTGGCCATGCTGGGCGCGATGCTGATTACCGGCCTGATCGGACTGGCTGTCGACTATCTGGTGCTCAAGCCGCTGCGCGCGCGCAACGCACCGCATCTGGCCCCGATGATCGCCACCATCGGTGTCGCCATCATGCTGACCAATATTACGCAAAGCCTGTTCGGCGCGGAAAACCGTCGTTTTCCGCAAGGCATCATCCCCGAAGACAGCATGACGCTGGGCAACCTGCACGTCACCGCAGTGCAAGTCGGCATCGTCGTCATTGCCTTTGTGCTGATGCTGGTGCTGCTGCTGACGATGCGTCGCACCCAACTGGGACGCGCCCTGCGCGCCATTGCCGAATCACCGAAAGCCGCTTACCTGCTGGGCATCAACGTCGAAGGTCTGTTCTATCTGACCTCCTTCGCCGCCGCTGCGCTGGGCGGTGCGGCCGGCGTGCTGGTCGGCCTGTCCTTCAATGCGATTTCGCCGTTCATGGGCCAGCCTATGCTGCACAAGGGCATCGCCGTCATCATTCTGGGCGGCATGGGCGATATCCGCGGCGCCATGATCGGCGGCTTGTTCCTTGGCTTCGCCGAGGTCATGACGGTGGCCTATATTTCGAGCGATTTCCGCGATGCCGTGGCATTCGGATTGCTGTTTTTGATTTTGTTGGTGAGGCCGTCAGGGATGTTCGGCAAGATCCTGGAAAGAAAGGCCTGA
- a CDS encoding uroporphyrinogen-III synthase, with product MPKLFWRLAALNRCEASASIVTHSDIGDERLPLRPVVVTRPLAQAEAFAEQVRLAGYAPVLFPLLHILPASDPDALRAVLAGVADYALVVFVSPNAVEAAFQVLPGWPSDVAIGIVGEGSRATLARHGVHIGNTRIFSPPDEGKSDSEELFKSLDLVALNGRRVLIVRGEHGRDFLTQALRAQGIEVDHISAYRRLTMPLDASTASRLRGLLARDSCWVVTSSEALRHLLALAGTLGDAENVVKLQRKMLLVSHQRIAETAHALGFLKVRLTGSGDERLLAALQSVYE from the coding sequence ATGCCGAAGCTATTTTGGCGGCTTGCCGCGCTGAACCGCTGTGAAGCAAGCGCGTCCATCGTGACGCACTCCGATATAGGCGATGAACGCTTGCCGCTGAGGCCGGTGGTCGTGACCCGGCCGCTGGCGCAAGCGGAGGCGTTTGCTGAACAGGTCAGACTGGCCGGCTATGCGCCGGTCCTGTTCCCCTTGTTGCATATTCTTCCTGCAAGCGATCCCGATGCCTTGCGCGCTGTGCTGGCTGGTGTGGCGGACTACGCGCTGGTCGTGTTTGTCAGCCCGAATGCGGTGGAGGCGGCGTTTCAGGTGCTGCCGGGATGGCCGTCGGATGTTGCTATTGGAATTGTGGGTGAGGGTAGTCGTGCCACTCTTGCCCGGCATGGCGTCCATATCGGCAACACCCGCATTTTTAGTCCGCCGGACGAGGGAAAAAGCGATTCCGAAGAATTATTCAAGTCCCTCGATCTGGTGGCACTGAACGGTCGCCGTGTGCTGATTGTGCGTGGAGAACATGGCCGTGATTTTTTGACGCAGGCTTTGCGCGCTCAGGGCATCGAGGTGGATCACATCAGCGCCTACCGCCGTCTGACAATGCCGCTGGATGCTTCCACCGCATCCCGTTTGCGCGGCTTGCTGGCTCGCGATAGTTGCTGGGTCGTGACCAGTTCGGAGGCGTTGCGTCATTTGCTGGCGCTGGCAGGCACGCTGGGGGATGCGGAAAATGTTGTTAAATTACAACGGAAAATGCTGCTGGTTTCGCACCAGCGTATCGCTGAAACAGCGCATGCGCTGGGATTTCTAAAAGTAAGGCTCACAGGATCAGGGGACGAACGTCTGCTGGCCGCGTTACAATCCGTCTATGAATGA
- the argH gene encoding argininosuccinate lyase, whose product MTAQLSKKGEAWSARFSEPVSDLVKRYTASVTFDKRLAEVDIDGSLAHAEMLAHRDIISRTDLADIQRGMAQIREEIASGKFEWLLDLEDVHLNIEKRLTELVGDAGKRLHTGRSRNDQVATDIRLYLRGAIDDILGLLRDLRLALLDLAEQHSDTILPGFTHMQVAQPITFGHHILAYVEMFSRDAERMVDTRKRVNRLPLGAAALAGTTFPIDRLRVAATLGFDEVCRNSLDAVSDRDFAIEFCAAAALVMVHVSRMSEELVIWMSPRIGFIDIADRFCTGSSIMPQKKNPDVPELARGKTGRVNGHLVALLTLMKGQPLAYNKDNQEDKEPLFDTVDTLTDTLRIFADMARGITVKPEAMRAAALQGYATATDLADYLVKKGLPFRDAHEAVARAVRACVDRGCDLSDLTLEQLQMFSHLIEGDIFAVLTLEGSVAARDHIGGTAPNQVRLAIKEMRSRLTPTSA is encoded by the coding sequence ATGACAGCACAACTTTCGAAAAAAGGCGAGGCGTGGTCAGCTCGCTTTTCCGAACCCGTCTCCGATTTAGTCAAACGCTATACGGCCTCGGTCACTTTTGACAAGCGACTGGCCGAAGTCGACATCGACGGCTCCCTGGCGCACGCCGAGATGCTCGCGCACCGCGACATCATCAGCCGCACCGATCTGGCCGACATCCAGCGCGGCATGGCGCAAATCCGCGAGGAAATCGCCAGCGGCAAGTTCGAGTGGCTGCTCGATCTGGAAGACGTCCACCTCAACATCGAAAAGCGCCTGACCGAACTGGTCGGCGACGCCGGCAAACGCCTGCATACCGGCCGTTCCCGCAACGATCAGGTCGCTACCGACATCCGCCTCTATTTGCGCGGTGCCATCGACGACATCCTCGGCCTGCTGCGCGATCTGCGTCTGGCCCTGCTGGATCTGGCCGAACAGCACAGCGACACCATCCTGCCCGGCTTCACCCACATGCAGGTCGCGCAACCGATCACTTTCGGCCACCACATCCTGGCCTACGTCGAAATGTTCAGCCGCGACGCCGAACGCATGGTCGACACCCGCAAGCGCGTCAACCGCCTGCCGCTGGGCGCTGCCGCACTGGCCGGCACTACCTTCCCTATCGACCGCCTGCGCGTTGCCGCCACACTGGGTTTCGACGAAGTCTGCCGCAACTCGCTGGACGCCGTTTCCGACCGCGATTTCGCCATCGAATTCTGCGCCGCTGCCGCATTGGTCATGGTGCATGTCTCGCGCATGTCGGAAGAACTGGTGATCTGGATGAGCCCGCGCATCGGCTTCATCGACATCGCCGACCGCTTCTGCACCGGCTCCTCGATCATGCCGCAAAAGAAAAATCCCGACGTGCCGGAACTGGCACGCGGCAAGACCGGGCGCGTCAACGGCCATCTGGTCGCGCTGCTGACCCTGATGAAAGGCCAGCCGCTGGCCTACAACAAGGACAATCAGGAAGATAAAGAACCGCTGTTCGACACGGTCGATACGCTGACCGATACGCTACGCATTTTTGCCGACATGGCACGCGGCATCACGGTCAAGCCGGAAGCAATGCGGGCCGCCGCGCTGCAAGGCTATGCCACTGCCACCGATCTGGCCGACTATCTGGTCAAGAAGGGTCTGCCGTTCCGCGATGCGCATGAAGCCGTGGCTCGCGCCGTACGCGCCTGCGTCGACCGCGGTTGCGACCTGTCCGACCTGACGCTGGAACAGTTGCAAATGTTCTCGCACCTGATCGAAGGCGATATTTTCGCCGTGCTGACACTGGAAGGCTCCGTGGCAGCACGCGACCATATTGGCGGCACGGCACCGAATCAGGTCCGTCTCGCCATTAAAGAAATGCGCAGTCGCCTGACGCCGACCTCCGCATAG
- the ppc gene encoding phosphoenolpyruvate carboxylase: MPTKPAAPRTTRKAIPPRTASTAVKPASAKDAPLKEDIRLLGRLLGEVLREQEGDAVFEVVETIRQTAVRFRRDADAQAAAELDKLLKKLTRDQTNSVVRAFSYFSHLANIAEDQHRNRRRRAHLLAGSASQPGSVAFALARLDDAGVGGNAVRAFLSESLISPVLTAHPTEVQRKSILDAESEIARLLALRDQPLTAKELRDNTELLRARIATLWQTRMLRYSKLTVADEIDNALSYYRITFLRELPALYDDIENEIAAQFPRARQREAKQLPPFLQMGSWIGGDRDGNPNVNAGTMQHALKQQSTTIFDFYLDEVHALGAELSISLLMVDASDALKALAAASPDRSDHRADEPYRRVLIGVYARLAATARTLGVVNILRHEVGVADGYASPAEFSAELQVIVDSLLAHHGAALVKPRLAVLKRAVEIFGFHLATLDMRQTSDVHEQVLTELFASAQVEANYAALTEERKIALLLTEIALPRPLFSPYLSYSAQTDSELAILRAAGEIRQRYGARAIRNYIISHTETVSDLLEVILLQKETGLLHPVNGLELMVIPLFETIPDLRCAADIMGQWMALPQVERLIAAQGGLQEVMLGYSDSNKDGGFLTSNWELYKAENLLVTLFNRIGVKLRLFHGRGGTVGRGGGPSYQAILSQPPGTVNGQIRLTEQGEIIASKFSNPEIGRRNLELLVAATLEASLVPPASDAAQTRKLAEFERVMADLSDRAYQAYRHLVYDTPGFTEYFFASTPIAEIAELNIGSRPASRKSTRRIEDLRAIPWGFSWGQCRLLLPGWYGFGSAVSEWLAEGDASKKKMATLRAMCKEWPFFAALMSNMDMVLSKTDLAVASRYAGLVSDRKLRNLIFTRIVDEHERTNALLSGITGQRDRLASNPLLARSIKNRFAYLDPLNHLQVELLKRHRAASAAGRTLEERVKRGIHLSINGIAAGLRNTG, from the coding sequence ATGCCGACCAAACCAGCCGCCCCCCGCACCACACGTAAAGCAATCCCACCACGTACTGCCAGCACCGCCGTCAAACCGGCCAGCGCCAAAGATGCGCCGCTGAAAGAAGATATCCGGCTGCTGGGACGTCTGCTAGGGGAAGTCTTGCGTGAACAGGAAGGCGACGCCGTCTTTGAAGTGGTCGAAACGATACGCCAGACCGCCGTCCGTTTCCGCCGCGATGCCGATGCCCAGGCCGCCGCCGAGCTGGACAAGCTGCTCAAAAAACTCACGCGCGACCAGACCAATTCGGTGGTGCGCGCGTTTTCCTATTTTTCGCACCTGGCCAATATTGCCGAAGATCAGCACCGCAACCGCCGCCGCCGCGCCCATCTGCTGGCCGGCTCGGCCTCGCAACCGGGCAGCGTCGCGTTCGCGCTGGCGCGACTGGACGATGCCGGCGTCGGTGGCAATGCCGTACGCGCATTTTTGAGCGAATCGCTGATTTCCCCTGTGCTGACCGCCCACCCGACCGAAGTGCAACGCAAGAGCATCCTCGACGCCGAAAGCGAAATCGCCCGCCTGCTGGCCCTGCGCGATCAGCCGCTAACGGCCAAGGAATTGCGCGACAACACCGAACTGCTGCGCGCTCGCATCGCGACGCTGTGGCAGACCCGCATGCTGCGCTATAGCAAGCTGACGGTGGCCGATGAGATCGACAATGCGCTGTCGTATTACCGCATCACCTTCCTGCGCGAACTGCCGGCGCTGTACGACGATATCGAAAACGAAATCGCCGCCCAGTTTCCGCGCGCGCGTCAACGCGAAGCCAAGCAATTGCCTCCGTTCCTGCAAATGGGTAGCTGGATAGGCGGCGACCGTGACGGCAACCCCAACGTCAACGCCGGCACCATGCAGCACGCACTGAAACAGCAATCGACCACCATCTTCGATTTCTATCTGGATGAAGTCCATGCGCTGGGCGCGGAACTCTCGATTTCCTTGCTGATGGTCGATGCCAGCGATGCACTCAAGGCACTGGCGGCAGCCTCACCCGATCGCTCCGACCACCGCGCCGACGAACCCTACCGGCGCGTGCTGATCGGCGTCTATGCCCGTCTGGCAGCCACCGCCCGCACACTGGGCGTAGTCAATATCCTGCGCCACGAAGTGGGTGTTGCCGACGGCTATGCCTCTCCCGCCGAATTCAGCGCCGAATTGCAAGTCATCGTCGATTCGCTGCTGGCGCATCATGGCGCGGCGCTGGTCAAACCGCGTCTGGCAGTACTCAAGCGCGCCGTCGAGATTTTCGGGTTCCATCTGGCCACACTGGACATGCGACAAACCTCGGATGTGCATGAACAGGTTCTGACCGAGCTGTTCGCCTCGGCGCAGGTGGAAGCCAATTACGCGGCGCTGACGGAAGAACGCAAAATTGCCTTGCTGCTCACGGAAATTGCCTTGCCGCGCCCGCTTTTCTCACCGTATCTGAGCTACTCCGCACAAACTGATTCGGAACTGGCGATCCTGCGCGCAGCCGGTGAAATCCGCCAACGCTACGGCGCACGCGCCATTCGCAACTACATCATTTCGCATACCGAAACCGTGTCCGATCTGCTGGAAGTGATCCTGCTGCAAAAGGAAACCGGCCTGCTGCACCCGGTCAATGGCCTGGAATTGATGGTCATACCGCTATTCGAAACTATTCCCGACCTGCGCTGCGCCGCCGATATCATGGGCCAGTGGATGGCTCTGCCGCAGGTGGAGCGCCTCATTGCCGCTCAGGGCGGTTTGCAGGAAGTCATGCTGGGGTATTCCGATTCCAACAAGGACGGCGGCTTCCTGACCTCCAACTGGGAGCTGTACAAGGCAGAAAATTTGCTGGTCACCCTGTTTAACCGTATCGGCGTCAAGCTGCGCCTGTTTCACGGCCGGGGCGGCACCGTCGGTCGCGGCGGCGGACCAAGCTATCAGGCCATCCTGTCGCAGCCACCCGGTACCGTCAATGGCCAGATTCGCCTGACCGAGCAGGGCGAAATCATCGCCTCCAAATTTTCCAATCCGGAAATCGGCCGGCGCAATCTGGAACTGCTGGTGGCCGCCACGCTGGAAGCGAGTCTGGTGCCGCCCGCCAGCGATGCCGCCCAGACCCGCAAGCTGGCCGAATTCGAACGCGTTATGGCCGATCTGTCCGACCGCGCCTATCAGGCTTACCGTCATCTGGTGTACGACACCCCGGGCTTCACCGAATATTTTTTCGCCTCAACGCCGATTGCCGAAATTGCCGAACTCAACATCGGTTCGCGCCCGGCCTCGCGCAAATCGACGCGCCGCATCGAAGACCTGCGCGCCATTCCCTGGGGCTTTTCATGGGGCCAATGTCGTTTGCTGCTGCCGGGCTGGTACGGTTTCGGCAGCGCCGTTTCAGAATGGCTGGCCGAAGGTGATGCCAGCAAAAAGAAAATGGCGACCCTGCGCGCCATGTGCAAGGAATGGCCTTTCTTTGCCGCACTGATGTCGAACATGGATATGGTGCTCTCCAAGACCGATCTGGCAGTGGCCTCGCGCTATGCCGGACTGGTCAGCGACCGCAAGTTGCGCAATCTGATCTTCACGCGCATAGTCGACGAACATGAGCGCACCAATGCCTTGCTCAGTGGAATTACCGGGCAGCGCGACCGGCTGGCCAGCAATCCGCTGCTGGCGCGGTCGATCAAGAACCGTTTCGCTTATCTTGATCCGCTCAATCACTTGCAGGTCGAATTGCTCAAGCGCCATCGCGCCGCCTCCGCCGCTGGCCGTACGCTGGAAGAACGGGTAAAACGCGGGATTCATTTGTCGATCAACGGGATTGCGGCCGGTTTGCGCAATACGGGTTAA